A single region of the Pan troglodytes isolate AG18354 chromosome 18, NHGRI_mPanTro3-v2.0_pri, whole genome shotgun sequence genome encodes:
- the DDX19B gene encoding ATP-dependent RNA helicase DDX19B isoform X6, giving the protein MGFNRPSKIQENALPLMLAEPPQNLIAQSQSGTGKTAAFVLAMLSQVEPANKYPQCLCLSPTYELALQTGKVIEQMGKFYPELKLAYAVRGNKLERGQKISEQIVIGTPGTVLDWCSKLKFIDPKKIKVFVLDEADVMIATQGHQDQSIRIQRMLPRNCQMLLFSATFEDSVWKFAQKVVPDPNVIKLKREEETLDTIKQYYVLCSSRDEKFQALCNLYGAITIAQAMIFCHTRKTASWLAAELSKEGHQVALLSGEMMVEQRAAVIERFREGKEKVLVTTNVCARGIDVEQVSVVINFDLPVDKDGNPDNETYLHRIGRTGRFGKRGLAVNMVDSKHSMNILNRIQEHFNKKIERLDTDDLDEIEKIAN; this is encoded by the exons CCCACAGAACTTAATTGCCCAATCTCAGTCTGGTACTGGTAAAACAGCTGCCTTCGTGCTGGCCATGCTTAGCCAAGTAGAACCTGCAAATAAATACCCTCAG TGTCTATGTCTCTCCCCAACGTATGAGCTCGCCCTCCAAACAGGAAAAGTGATTGAACAAATGGGCAAATTTTACCCTGAACTGAAGCTAGCTTATGCTGTTCGAGGCAATAAAT TGGAAAGAGGCCAGAAGATCAGTGAGCAGATTGTCATTGGCACCCCTGGGACCGTGCTGGACTGGTGCTCCAAGCTCAAGTTCATTGATCCCAAGAAAATCAAGGTGTTTGTTCTGGATGAGGCTGATGTCATGATAGCCACTCAGGGCCACCAAGATCAGAGCATCCGCATCCAGAG GATGCTGCCCAGGAACTGCCAGATGCTGCTTTTCTCTGCCACCTTTGAAGACTCTGTGTGGAAGTTTGCCCAGAAAGTGGTCCCAGACCCAAACGTTATCAAACTGAAGCGTGAGGAAGAGACCCTGGACACCATCAAGCAGTACTATGTCCTGTGCAGCAGCAGAGACGAGAAGTTCCAGGCCTTGTGTAACCTCTACGGGGCCATCACCATTGCTCAAGCCATGATCTTCTGCCAT ACTCGCAAAACAGCTAGTTGGCTGGCAGCAGAGCTCTCAAAAGAAGGCCACCAGGTGGCTCTGCTGAGTGGGGAGATGATGGTGGAACAGAGGGCTGCAGTGATTGAGCGCTTCCGAGAGGGCAAAGAGAAGGTTTTGGTGACCACCAACGTGTGTGCCCGCG GCATTGATGTTGAACAAGTGTCTGTCGTCATCAACTTTGATCTTCCCGTGGACAAGGACGGGAATCCTGACAATGAGACCTACCTGCACCGGATCGGGCGCACGGGCCGCTTTGGCAAGAGGGGCCTGGCAGTGAACATGGTGGACAGCAAGCACAGCATGAACATCCTGAACAGAATCCAGGAGCATTTTA ATAAGAAGATAGAAAGATTGGACACAGATGATTTGGACGAGATTGAGAAAATAGCCAACTGA
- the DDX19B gene encoding ATP-dependent RNA helicase DDX19B isoform X7: MLSQVEPANKYPQCLCLSPTYELALQTGKVIEQMGKFYPELKLAYAVRGNKLERGQKISEQIVIGTPGTVLDWCSKLKFIDPKKIKVFVLDEADVMIATQGHQDQSIRIQRMLPRNCQMLLFSATFEDSVWKFAQKVVPDPNVIKLKREEETLDTIKQYYVLCSSRDEKFQALCNLYGAITIAQAMIFCHTRKTASWLAAELSKEGHQVALLSGEMMVEQRAAVIERFREGKEKVLVTTNVCARGIDVEQVSVVINFDLPVDKDGNPDNETYLHRIGRTGRFGKRGLAVNMVDSKHSMNILNRIQEHFNKKIERLDTDDLDEIEKIAN; this comes from the exons ATGCTTAGCCAAGTAGAACCTGCAAATAAATACCCTCAG TGTCTATGTCTCTCCCCAACGTATGAGCTCGCCCTCCAAACAGGAAAAGTGATTGAACAAATGGGCAAATTTTACCCTGAACTGAAGCTAGCTTATGCTGTTCGAGGCAATAAAT TGGAAAGAGGCCAGAAGATCAGTGAGCAGATTGTCATTGGCACCCCTGGGACCGTGCTGGACTGGTGCTCCAAGCTCAAGTTCATTGATCCCAAGAAAATCAAGGTGTTTGTTCTGGATGAGGCTGATGTCATGATAGCCACTCAGGGCCACCAAGATCAGAGCATCCGCATCCAGAG GATGCTGCCCAGGAACTGCCAGATGCTGCTTTTCTCTGCCACCTTTGAAGACTCTGTGTGGAAGTTTGCCCAGAAAGTGGTCCCAGACCCAAACGTTATCAAACTGAAGCGTGAGGAAGAGACCCTGGACACCATCAAGCAGTACTATGTCCTGTGCAGCAGCAGAGACGAGAAGTTCCAGGCCTTGTGTAACCTCTACGGGGCCATCACCATTGCTCAAGCCATGATCTTCTGCCAT ACTCGCAAAACAGCTAGTTGGCTGGCAGCAGAGCTCTCAAAAGAAGGCCACCAGGTGGCTCTGCTGAGTGGGGAGATGATGGTGGAACAGAGGGCTGCAGTGATTGAGCGCTTCCGAGAGGGCAAAGAGAAGGTTTTGGTGACCACCAACGTGTGTGCCCGCG GCATTGATGTTGAACAAGTGTCTGTCGTCATCAACTTTGATCTTCCCGTGGACAAGGACGGGAATCCTGACAATGAGACCTACCTGCACCGGATCGGGCGCACGGGCCGCTTTGGCAAGAGGGGCCTGGCAGTGAACATGGTGGACAGCAAGCACAGCATGAACATCCTGAACAGAATCCAGGAGCATTTTA ATAAGAAGATAGAAAGATTGGACACAGATGATTTGGACGAGATTGAGAAAATAGCCAACTGA